A window of the Bacteriovorax sp. PP10 genome harbors these coding sequences:
- a CDS encoding nucleotide-binding protein, which translates to MINETRATSVWDIDPISSLIQRIHFKHTTKGLRSISILSEKRSEGKTTTAMLLARGLSEVYKFKILLIDLNPDGDALLNQYLQKYEAVKTQDGMVVGHPFDFSIFRIKNIDMNWLKTAYDGLYANQLINGFSNEYDLVIVDTMTSSNPNDNALRVSTHSNIIVSSEKSFGRTTNKLQTELEQNRKEVLGVIFNK; encoded by the coding sequence ATGATAAATGAAACTCGAGCGACTTCGGTTTGGGATATTGATCCGATAAGCTCACTAATTCAGCGAATTCATTTTAAACACACAACTAAAGGGTTGCGTTCGATTAGTATTCTAAGTGAGAAGCGTTCAGAAGGTAAAACGACGACAGCAATGCTTCTTGCTCGTGGACTAAGCGAAGTATATAAATTTAAAATTCTTTTAATTGATTTAAACCCAGATGGGGATGCGCTATTAAATCAATATTTGCAAAAATATGAAGCAGTAAAAACTCAAGACGGAATGGTTGTCGGTCACCCTTTTGATTTTTCCATTTTCAGAATCAAGAACATCGATATGAACTGGCTTAAAACAGCTTACGATGGTCTTTATGCAAATCAGTTAATCAATGGTTTCTCAAATGAATATGACCTGGTGATTGTGGATACAATGACGAGTTCAAATCCGAATGATAATGCTTTAAGAGTCAGCACTCATTCAAATATTATTGTGAGTTCTGAAAAATCTTTTGGAAGAACGACTAACAAACTACAAACTGAGCTGGAACAAAATCGTAAAGAAGTTCTTGGCGTAATTTTTAATAAGTAG
- a CDS encoding Ppx/GppA phosphatase family protein encodes MKNYLYLVLFFTIFTSNELFAKNCQEVRMGLDIGSGSTKMMVAKVDFCTYKILEVLHQESQPVQFNEDLEKSADGNLSQAIIDKGFATLSGMIMKGKTFKPKRITGVATSVFRKSKNGVDVIKGYARRLKTRLEVISQEEEAMLGYLSVLSLMDEKIKQDKNIVVWDIGGGSMQMFSMDKNKKPHQYLGDLASVTFKNMVIEVLQLKSLENTTSPNPIGDKREQVIALARSYSKLHVPSDIKFDIKDRVVIGVGGVHGQSIKNQLQLKELKYTLDEVNQAGKTQSLKSDKELTGDYRSTDVTNLLLVQGFMEGLGIKEVKIVNATLLQGVMLK; translated from the coding sequence TTGAAAAATTATCTGTACCTGGTTTTATTTTTTACTATTTTTACGTCGAATGAACTGTTTGCAAAAAACTGTCAGGAAGTGCGCATGGGTCTCGATATTGGATCGGGTTCAACAAAGATGATGGTGGCCAAAGTTGATTTTTGTACCTATAAAATTCTTGAAGTTCTTCATCAGGAAAGTCAGCCTGTTCAGTTCAACGAAGACCTGGAAAAAAGTGCTGATGGAAATTTAAGTCAGGCGATTATCGATAAAGGGTTTGCAACTTTAAGTGGCATGATCATGAAAGGAAAAACATTTAAACCAAAAAGAATTACAGGTGTGGCGACTTCAGTTTTTAGAAAGTCTAAAAATGGTGTCGATGTCATCAAAGGTTATGCAAGAAGACTAAAAACAAGATTAGAAGTAATTTCTCAGGAAGAAGAAGCAATGCTTGGATACCTTTCTGTTTTATCTTTAATGGATGAAAAAATTAAACAAGATAAAAATATTGTTGTATGGGATATCGGTGGTGGATCCATGCAGATGTTCAGCATGGATAAAAATAAAAAGCCACACCAATATCTTGGAGACCTGGCCTCAGTGACTTTTAAGAATATGGTTATTGAAGTTCTTCAATTAAAATCTCTTGAGAACACAACATCACCTAATCCGATTGGAGATAAACGCGAGCAAGTAATTGCTCTTGCCCGTTCATATTCAAAACTTCATGTTCCAAGTGATATTAAGTTTGATATTAAAGACCGCGTAGTGATCGGAGTTGGTGGAGTTCATGGTCAGTCGATTAAAAATCAATTACAGCTTAAAGAGCTGAAGTACACACTGGATGAAGTGAATCAGGCCGGTAAAACTCAGTCCCTGAAAAGTGATAAAGAACTGACCGGAGACTACCGCTCAACAGATGTTACCAACTTGCTTTTAGTCCAGGGTTTTATGGAAGGCCTGGGGATTAAAGAAGTCAAAATCGTGAACGCGACTCTTCTTCAGGGTGTGATGCTTAAGTAA
- the galE gene encoding UDP-glucose 4-epimerase GalE yields MSILVTGGAGYIGSHIVSLLGAAGEDIIIFDNLTTGKKENILYGKLIVGDLNDQAAIDKLFLENQIDAVLHFAGSIVVPESVENPSLYYQNNTENSLNLIKACIKHKTKKFIFSSTAAVYGMPESGVASEETPTNPINPYGRSKLMTEWMLEDVSAAHDFNYVALRYFNVAGASKTGKIGQSTPRATHLLKTAAEVVTKKREKMAIFGTDYKTKDGTCIRDYIHVDDLAQAHLDALAYLGKGGRSQVLNCGYGHGFTVKEVIGAVEACTGEKLNVEMGPRRAGDAVELISKAEKIKDILGWKPLYDDLAYIVKSAIEWEKKLK; encoded by the coding sequence ATGAGTATTTTAGTAACAGGTGGTGCGGGATATATTGGATCCCATATTGTAAGTCTCCTTGGAGCTGCCGGTGAAGACATCATTATTTTTGACAATCTCACGACTGGAAAAAAAGAAAATATTCTCTATGGAAAACTTATTGTTGGTGATCTAAATGATCAGGCAGCTATCGATAAACTTTTTCTTGAGAATCAGATTGATGCTGTTTTACACTTCGCCGGAAGCATTGTTGTTCCTGAGAGTGTAGAGAACCCCTCATTATACTATCAAAACAATACTGAAAATTCATTGAACCTGATTAAGGCCTGTATCAAACATAAGACAAAAAAATTCATCTTTTCATCAACTGCTGCAGTTTATGGGATGCCTGAAAGTGGTGTGGCCTCAGAAGAAACTCCAACGAATCCTATCAATCCTTATGGGCGCTCAAAGCTCATGACAGAATGGATGCTTGAAGACGTGTCTGCTGCTCACGATTTTAATTACGTGGCCCTTCGCTATTTTAATGTCGCTGGAGCAAGTAAGACAGGAAAAATCGGACAATCAACTCCAAGGGCCACTCACTTGCTTAAAACAGCAGCTGAAGTTGTGACGAAAAAAAGAGAAAAGATGGCGATTTTTGGAACAGATTATAAAACAAAAGATGGGACATGCATCCGAGACTATATTCATGTCGACGACTTGGCTCAGGCCCACTTAGATGCACTTGCATACCTTGGTAAAGGCGGACGATCACAAGTTCTTAACTGTGGTTACGGGCACGGCTTTACAGTGAAAGAAGTCATTGGCGCTGTTGAGGCGTGCACTGGCGAAAAACTGAATGTAGAAATGGGTCCGAGAAGAGCAGGAGATGCTGTTGAGTTGATCTCAAAGGCTGAAAAGATTAAGGATATCCTTGGTTGGAAACCTTTATATGATGATCTTGCTTACATCGTAAAATCGGCCATTGAGTGGGAGAAGAAACTGAAATAA
- a CDS encoding cytochrome-c peroxidase produces the protein MTFNKHSLYSMALGLTLGLISSNASADPVDDFIYQRLRVFGIGKYETLPVNNAPDYQARIELGRKLFMDPNLSGNKNISCLTCHTPMTGLSDGRALSQTEDGQRVLRRNANSLYNVGDPQNKFMFWDGRVHYSPAKKIFTTPEPAFNGENPVAKEITSVMQSALSAQSIFPIVNSDEMRGRRGDNEIANAKTDLEAWDLIVKRLTNDKNSKYIDLFKRAYPTVEKVNIGHVGEAMGVFMRESFQSNGSPFNRYAAGDTTALNAQQKRGLQVFMSSNCIACHSGPTLGNNSFFASVGVPFYGAKPFAQDKGRAEVTNEKFRTYFFKTPSLINVGLSAPYMHNGAFKTLRDVINHYNDIETSITTFDIGNRRNEFPVEVEVLNSPADLGALRASIQAGFLLSGLELGTRSLDDLEAFLKEGLTDPKWDPKNFNGASPF, from the coding sequence ATGACATTCAACAAACACTCTCTATATTCAATGGCCCTAGGTTTAACTCTAGGGCTTATAAGTTCAAACGCTTCCGCAGACCCAGTTGATGATTTTATTTATCAAAGACTAAGAGTTTTCGGCATTGGGAAATATGAAACACTTCCGGTGAACAATGCTCCTGACTATCAAGCGCGAATTGAATTAGGTCGCAAGCTTTTCATGGATCCGAACCTTTCGGGAAATAAAAATATCAGCTGTCTTACTTGCCACACTCCAATGACAGGATTGAGTGATGGGCGCGCGCTTTCTCAAACGGAAGATGGGCAACGTGTTCTAAGAAGAAATGCCAATAGTCTTTATAATGTCGGTGATCCTCAAAATAAATTTATGTTCTGGGATGGGCGTGTTCATTACAGTCCAGCTAAGAAAATTTTTACCACTCCAGAGCCTGCGTTTAATGGTGAAAATCCTGTCGCAAAAGAAATTACTTCTGTTATGCAAAGTGCACTTTCTGCTCAATCCATTTTTCCCATCGTAAACTCCGATGAAATGAGAGGGCGTCGTGGTGACAATGAAATCGCTAATGCTAAAACAGATCTGGAAGCTTGGGACTTAATTGTAAAGAGACTCACAAACGATAAAAACAGCAAGTACATTGATCTCTTTAAACGTGCCTATCCCACAGTGGAAAAAGTTAACATCGGCCATGTTGGTGAAGCTATGGGCGTTTTCATGCGCGAGAGTTTCCAATCGAATGGATCTCCTTTTAATCGATATGCAGCAGGAGATACTACAGCTTTAAATGCTCAACAAAAAAGAGGACTGCAAGTTTTCATGTCGTCTAACTGTATTGCCTGTCACTCAGGACCGACTCTTGGAAACAATTCTTTTTTTGCTTCAGTGGGAGTTCCATTTTACGGAGCAAAACCATTCGCGCAGGATAAAGGTCGCGCAGAAGTGACTAACGAAAAATTTAGAACATACTTTTTTAAAACACCAAGTTTAATCAACGTTGGTTTGTCTGCGCCTTATATGCACAACGGAGCTTTCAAAACTCTTCGCGATGTCATCAATCACTACAATGATATCGAAACATCAATTACGACTTTTGATATTGGTAATAGAAGAAATGAATTTCCAGTGGAAGTAGAGGTATTGAATTCTCCTGCTGACCTGGGAGCTTTAAGAGCATCAATTCAAGCAGGATTTTTGTTATCAGGGCTAGAGCTTGGAACAAGAAGCCTCGATGATCTCGAGGCGTTCTTAAAAGAAGGTTTAACTGATCCTAAGTGGGACCCAAAAAACTTTAATGGAGCTAGTCCATTCTAG
- a CDS encoding O-antigen ligase family protein: MITGDDFLFTLHQFIISTLCLFFVYFAWRDQAAKTFDRLEHVNLKIIGPLLIGIFLGLFMLFLYEWGSLGIIISFAFALLITFSIFDPKYAVSFFIFLLISRPWEIFKDQMMAGMPRDIFILCFLSFVGHKIIRKRFYFQWNMASAFVLFFAIWTFFSIIPSGQIVGAMIDYEEVFIKGIIVYFLIVNVVDKKEFILPVQSALVLGITEKALMSFYNSIFLGKVSDGDRLTSVGIFENSNDIAAIMILVIPFTLAFLKGITNTIIRYLLGFVIFSFYFYLIWQSKSRGAVLGVGALAVAWFWLQAQNKKVASCIVVIGMIASLGVMSLIKRDAEDVEGSTSNRKIYWGAAINMGIRNPLFGVGYNGFPLNLLTYTDGHVGTEGKHKTAHSTWLLALAETGIVGFVFYVGIWVFSFKSAWVMRNDHPEFLLGMLSYGTAITFLSHTYMLYPYILLGLTVASGQFYIKNEEVVPDKGLAGAVLAKGL, from the coding sequence ATGATTACTGGCGATGACTTTTTATTTACGCTTCACCAGTTTATCATCTCTACGTTGTGTTTGTTCTTTGTCTACTTCGCGTGGAGAGATCAGGCGGCAAAAACTTTTGACCGCTTGGAACACGTTAATCTTAAAATTATCGGGCCACTCTTAATCGGAATCTTTCTTGGTCTGTTTATGCTTTTTCTTTATGAATGGGGCAGTCTCGGGATCATTATCTCTTTTGCTTTTGCTCTTCTTATTACATTTTCGATATTCGATCCGAAGTATGCGGTTTCATTTTTTATCTTTTTACTAATTTCCAGGCCGTGGGAAATTTTTAAAGACCAAATGATGGCCGGAATGCCCAGAGATATTTTCATCCTGTGTTTTTTAAGTTTCGTCGGACATAAGATTATTAGAAAGAGATTCTACTTTCAATGGAACATGGCTTCGGCCTTCGTTTTGTTTTTTGCCATCTGGACTTTCTTTTCCATTATACCGTCAGGGCAAATTGTCGGGGCCATGATCGATTATGAAGAGGTTTTCATTAAAGGGATCATTGTTTATTTCCTGATCGTAAACGTTGTGGATAAAAAAGAATTTATTCTTCCGGTTCAATCTGCTTTAGTTTTAGGAATTACCGAAAAGGCCTTAATGTCTTTTTATAATTCAATCTTCCTGGGAAAAGTTTCGGACGGGGATCGTTTAACCAGCGTAGGTATCTTTGAAAACTCAAATGATATCGCTGCCATTATGATCTTAGTTATCCCTTTCACGCTGGCCTTCCTAAAAGGAATCACGAATACGATTATCAGATATCTTTTGGGATTTGTTATCTTCTCATTTTATTTTTATCTGATCTGGCAGTCTAAATCCCGCGGGGCAGTTCTTGGAGTAGGTGCACTGGCCGTTGCATGGTTTTGGCTACAGGCCCAAAATAAAAAGGTCGCAAGTTGTATAGTTGTCATTGGAATGATTGCCAGTCTAGGTGTGATGTCATTGATTAAAAGGGACGCTGAAGATGTTGAAGGGTCAACTTCAAATAGAAAAATTTATTGGGGAGCTGCTATTAACATGGGAATCAGGAATCCACTTTTCGGAGTAGGGTATAACGGTTTTCCACTTAACCTTTTAACATATACCGATGGCCACGTTGGTACAGAAGGGAAACACAAAACGGCCCACTCGACATGGCTTCTCGCTCTGGCCGAAACAGGTATTGTGGGATTCGTTTTCTATGTGGGCATCTGGGTTTTTTCTTTCAAGTCAGCATGGGTCATGCGAAATGATCACCCCGAGTTTTTGCTCGGTATGCTATCCTATGGAACAGCGATCACATTCCTCTCCCATACCTATATGTTATACCCCTATATTTTGTTAGGATTAACAGTTGCCTCCGGGCAGTTTTATATTAAAAATGAGGAAGTCGTTCCAGACAAAGGACTGGCAGGTGCCGTCCTTGCTAAAGGATTGTAA
- a CDS encoding GumC domain-containing protein → MKEKIYIKDFLSLLVFYKKPLAIIMVASILCLVQLSFILPKTYRSEFELNIYSKYFKNALISEVIPGMNSIAEMTQTTDSMVKETLNDEFIDSIGKEFNIYPTEMSPQQLSKAREQLRDRFEMFSTGGQSYHVSFSHGDPIVTFEVTKKVMDAVRANFINTRIETIENAKKTIQQKLESVNVTKQITDDSISANALASKNPTVLRSEILKINTDLSALKMQFNVHHPRIVKLEQRKATIENWLKEVEDDKVPEKDALNEDGTKEYSDAPLLMAGDREISQTIAAKLYTKFNDINVALDIERKSLPGYIGVIVAPQIPSSPLFPKKRLFASLGFMIGLICCFGYVFYNEIMSLSSTEKARRMAKDLKGEYFGTMPHIEELGLMTNRAIVWEEKKVLEDNSPSTRITLQKIQDT, encoded by the coding sequence ATGAAAGAAAAAATTTATATCAAAGATTTTTTGAGCTTATTGGTTTTCTACAAAAAACCTCTTGCCATTATTATGGTGGCATCAATTCTATGCCTGGTTCAATTAAGTTTTATCCTACCTAAGACCTATAGATCTGAATTCGAGCTAAACATTTACTCTAAGTATTTTAAGAATGCTCTAATCAGTGAAGTTATCCCGGGAATGAACTCAATTGCCGAAATGACTCAGACCACTGATTCAATGGTAAAAGAAACACTAAATGATGAATTCATCGATTCTATCGGGAAAGAATTCAACATTTACCCAACTGAGATGTCACCACAACAACTTTCAAAAGCTCGTGAGCAGCTTCGTGATAGATTTGAAATGTTCTCGACTGGTGGACAGTCTTACCACGTATCATTTTCTCACGGTGACCCGATCGTGACTTTCGAAGTAACGAAGAAAGTTATGGATGCTGTAAGGGCGAATTTCATCAATACAAGAATTGAGACAATCGAAAACGCAAAGAAGACCATTCAGCAAAAACTTGAGTCAGTAAACGTTACAAAACAAATTACTGACGATTCAATTTCTGCCAATGCACTTGCTTCTAAAAATCCGACTGTCTTAAGATCTGAAATTTTAAAAATCAATACAGACTTAAGTGCATTAAAAATGCAGTTTAATGTTCACCACCCTCGCATTGTAAAGCTTGAACAAAGAAAAGCGACGATCGAAAACTGGTTAAAAGAAGTTGAAGACGATAAAGTTCCTGAAAAAGATGCTCTTAATGAAGACGGAACAAAAGAGTATTCAGATGCTCCACTTCTAATGGCCGGGGATCGTGAAATCTCTCAAACGATTGCTGCTAAACTTTACACAAAGTTTAACGACATCAACGTGGCCCTTGATATCGAAAGAAAAAGTCTACCAGGTTATATTGGTGTGATCGTTGCTCCACAAATTCCTTCTTCACCACTTTTTCCGAAGAAGAGACTTTTTGCCAGCCTTGGATTCATGATCGGATTAATCTGTTGCTTCGGTTATGTTTTTTATAATGAGATCATGTCTTTAAGCTCGACTGAAAAGGCGAGAAGAATGGCAAAAGACCTGAAGGGTGAATACTTCGGAACTATGCCGCATATTGAAGAACTTGGTTTGATGACAAATAGAGCAATCGTTTGGGAAGAAAAGAAAGTTCTTGAAGATAATTCTCCTTCAACCAGAATTACTTTACAGAAAATTCAAGATACTTAA
- a CDS encoding ketosteroid isomerase-related protein encodes MKELIARYFEVFNAGDAAAMLALVDDNIEHDINQGKTQFGKTKFEAFLHHMNACYKEDIKDLIIMVSDNGKNASAEFMVHGTYLKTDGTLPKASNQKYSIRAGSFFEIKNNKILRVSTYYNLPHWIELVTQ; translated from the coding sequence ATGAAAGAATTAATTGCTCGCTATTTTGAAGTTTTCAATGCAGGTGATGCCGCGGCAATGCTGGCCTTGGTTGATGATAATATTGAGCATGACATCAATCAGGGCAAGACTCAATTTGGTAAAACAAAATTCGAGGCCTTTCTTCACCATATGAATGCCTGTTACAAAGAAGATATTAAAGACCTGATCATTATGGTCAGTGATAATGGTAAAAATGCCTCTGCTGAATTTATGGTTCATGGAACCTATTTAAAGACCGACGGAACATTGCCGAAAGCGAGTAATCAAAAATACAGCATCCGCGCCGGAAGCTTCTTTGAAATAAAAAACAATAAAATCCTACGTGTCAGCACTTACTATAATCTTCCTCATTGGATTGAGTTGGTTACACAATAG
- a CDS encoding SIMPL domain-containing protein, protein MRKIFGPICLIVLLGLSVNAIANDVRLISVTGLVEKSFQPDIVRLNVTVWGKGESAKKAQANNQAGYEILKKSLDSFKVKKEDAQTSNYELNPEYVYDQKTNKNNISGYNANQGLVITLRKIEDAGPFLDSITTNSKSMTGGVNVNSLGFDLDKRVDEERALLADAVRAAEAQAEILARAAKVKLKGIYRLSPRGANPPIPTYGGAIMKSAAMRANDATQLMSGEVKVSGEVAADYIVE, encoded by the coding sequence ATGCGAAAAATTTTTGGTCCAATTTGCCTGATTGTTTTACTAGGCCTGTCTGTGAACGCGATTGCCAATGACGTTCGTTTAATTTCTGTGACTGGCCTTGTTGAAAAATCATTTCAACCAGATATCGTTCGTTTAAATGTCACAGTATGGGGAAAAGGCGAGTCTGCTAAAAAAGCACAGGCCAACAACCAGGCCGGATACGAAATTTTAAAGAAGAGTTTAGACTCTTTTAAAGTTAAAAAAGAAGACGCTCAAACCAGCAATTACGAATTAAATCCTGAGTATGTTTACGATCAAAAAACAAATAAAAATAATATCTCTGGTTACAATGCTAATCAGGGACTCGTTATCACTCTGAGAAAGATTGAAGACGCAGGTCCTTTCCTGGATTCAATCACAACGAATTCAAAATCAATGACTGGTGGAGTGAATGTAAACTCACTTGGATTTGACTTAGATAAAAGAGTGGATGAAGAGCGCGCACTATTAGCAGACGCGGTAAGAGCAGCCGAGGCCCAAGCTGAAATTTTAGCACGTGCGGCGAAAGTAAAACTAAAAGGTATTTACAGGCTCTCACCACGCGGAGCAAATCCTCCGATCCCAACATATGGTGGAGCCATTATGAAATCAGCAGCGATGAGAGCAAACGATGCTACGCAATTAATGAGTGGTGAAGTTAAAGTGTCTGGAGAAGTCGCAGCGGATTATATTGTAGAGTAA
- a CDS encoding LTA synthase family protein produces MKNKLFGTPKLKFLYSLLIFQIILYTIFRLGFLIYFRDNISPGTTGLIFHNLGLGLRFDIRLAMFVLLPAMIFINIPLNPAFKVRLIKWIYSILFTIICFLYVVDVGYFGYLKSRLNATVIQFLKNPLISFEMVRESYPWPLLLMLIIALSLICIFILVKVLTPKLVGSPLVNNNKTRFAGGLLFMVLFGLGTYGSFQMYPLRWSEAFATPDAFTSNLSLNPILYVTDTYTFRVAEFEKDKASENYAVVANFLGVDKPDAKNLNFVRSFPGNDEKSMSQPNVVVIVMESLAWYKTGLGGSEINPTPNLDKLADESLLFSNFYTPTVATARSIFAAVTSLPDTSKVKTGSRNPFIVNQHTIMGEFKNYDKFYFLGGSANWGNIRGVFSYNVPNLNIFEEGSYKSPRVDVWGISDLNLFKESHENINAALAKDKKPFFAFIQTAGFHRPYTIPADSDGFVVKTPKEISEAEIRAFGFESFEEYNAMRLQDFALGKFFELAKKEDWYDNTIFVVFGDHGLPHNNAKNVPDWQKSLANGFHVPFIIHSPKRISPGVETKIASEMDVMPTLAGLAGVPYKTRALGRDLFNPKFDEYRAAFSYNWYAPFNISLVDKDFYFEYIPYNGQGKLVKHSENPGDINVKDQYPEKYKEMETLTKGLYESARYLLHNNPRMD; encoded by the coding sequence ATGAAAAATAAATTATTTGGCACCCCGAAACTGAAGTTCCTTTATTCACTTTTGATTTTTCAAATCATCCTGTACACAATTTTCAGGCTTGGTTTTTTAATCTACTTTAGAGATAACATCTCTCCAGGAACCACCGGACTTATCTTCCATAATCTTGGTCTTGGTTTACGCTTTGACATTCGTCTAGCGATGTTTGTTCTATTGCCGGCGATGATCTTTATCAACATCCCTCTTAACCCTGCCTTTAAAGTCAGATTGATCAAATGGATCTATAGTATCTTGTTTACTATCATCTGCTTTTTATACGTGGTTGATGTCGGGTATTTTGGCTATTTAAAATCGCGATTGAATGCGACTGTTATTCAGTTCTTAAAAAATCCATTAATCTCATTTGAAATGGTCCGTGAGTCATATCCGTGGCCACTACTTTTAATGCTGATTATTGCCTTATCTTTAATCTGTATTTTTATTTTGGTGAAAGTTTTAACTCCTAAGTTAGTTGGTTCTCCTCTAGTCAATAACAATAAGACTCGCTTTGCTGGCGGATTGTTATTCATGGTTCTTTTTGGGCTTGGGACTTACGGTAGTTTCCAGATGTATCCACTAAGATGGTCTGAAGCTTTTGCAACTCCTGATGCTTTTACATCTAATCTTTCATTGAATCCGATTTTATATGTGACCGACACTTATACATTCAGAGTGGCCGAATTTGAAAAAGATAAAGCTTCCGAGAATTATGCAGTCGTTGCTAATTTCTTAGGTGTAGATAAACCTGATGCTAAAAATCTTAATTTTGTTCGAAGCTTTCCTGGCAATGATGAAAAAAGCATGTCTCAGCCAAACGTGGTTGTCATCGTTATGGAATCTCTTGCTTGGTATAAAACAGGATTAGGAGGATCGGAAATCAATCCAACTCCCAACCTGGATAAACTTGCGGATGAGTCATTACTGTTTAGCAATTTCTATACTCCCACAGTAGCAACAGCACGTTCAATCTTTGCAGCTGTAACAAGTCTTCCTGACACTTCAAAAGTTAAAACGGGTTCCCGCAACCCTTTCATCGTTAATCAACACACGATTATGGGTGAGTTTAAAAACTACGATAAATTTTACTTCCTTGGAGGAAGTGCAAACTGGGGTAACATCCGCGGAGTGTTTAGTTACAACGTTCCGAACTTAAATATTTTTGAAGAAGGCTCATACAAATCTCCACGTGTGGATGTTTGGGGGATTTCAGACTTAAACTTATTTAAAGAGTCACACGAAAATATCAATGCAGCTCTGGCAAAAGATAAAAAACCATTTTTTGCTTTCATTCAAACAGCAGGATTCCACCGTCCTTATACAATTCCAGCGGACAGCGATGGATTTGTTGTGAAGACACCAAAAGAGATTTCAGAAGCAGAGATCAGAGCTTTTGGATTTGAGTCTTTTGAAGAGTACAATGCAATGAGACTGCAAGACTTTGCGCTTGGGAAATTCTTTGAATTAGCTAAGAAAGAAGACTGGTATGACAATACGATCTTCGTTGTATTCGGTGACCACGGTCTTCCACATAACAACGCTAAAAACGTTCCTGACTGGCAAAAAAGTTTAGCTAATGGTTTTCACGTACCGTTTATCATTCACTCTCCTAAGCGCATTTCTCCGGGTGTAGAAACGAAGATTGCCTCAGAGATGGATGTTATGCCGACGCTTGCTGGACTTGCAGGAGTACCGTACAAAACCAGAGCTCTTGGACGCGATTTATTCAATCCAAAATTTGATGAGTACAGAGCGGCCTTTTCTTATAACTGGTATGCTCCGTTTAACATCAGCTTAGTTGATAAAGATTTTTACTTTGAGTACATCCCTTACAATGGCCAAGGAAAGCTGGTTAAGCACAGTGAAAACCCAGGGGACATCAACGTAAAAGATCAGTACCCGGAAAAATATAAGGAAATGGAAACCCTGACAAAGGGTCTGTATGAATCAGCGAGATACCTGCTTCACAACAACCCTAGAATGGACTAG